The following proteins come from a genomic window of Chelonia mydas isolate rCheMyd1 chromosome 15, rCheMyd1.pri.v2, whole genome shotgun sequence:
- the C15H12orf76 gene encoding uncharacterized protein C12orf76 homolog encodes MLRRRARPGWGLALLLALAGPGWAAGPAERSRPYAVLRRQNLVLMGSIFSILLITMILMAVCVYKPIRRR; translated from the exons ATGCTGCGGCGGCGGGCGCGACCGGGCTGGGGGCTCGCCCTGCTGCTGGCGCtggcggggccgggctgggcggCGGGGCCCGCGGAGCGGAGCCGGCCCTACGCCGTGCTGCGGAGACAGAACCTGG TGCTCATGGGGAGCATCTTCAGTATCCTGTTGATCACCATGATCCTGATGGCAGTGTGTGTCTACAAGCCCATTCGACGACGGTAG